A region of the Serinicoccus profundi genome:
TCGTGGGCCGGGTCGACCTCAAGGCGGACCGCGAGGTCGGCGTGCTCCGGGCCCGGGCCGTCCACTGGGAGCCGGGCACCGACGTGGCCCACGCCGCTCCGCGGCTGGTCACCGAGCTGGAGACGATGGCCGGCTGGCTCGGCCTGGGGAGGGTGGACCTCCCGGCGGGGTGAGCGTCGGCGACCGGGAGCTCGCCGGTCGCCGGGTGGCGCGGCGACGACTCGCGAACCGCCGGGTGGCGTTGCCACGGCTCGCTGGGCGCCGGGCCGCAGGTCTGCGGGTGGCGCAGCAGCGACTCGCGGGCCGACGGGCCGCTCTCAGCCCCGCCTGCCGGGCCGCCCTCACTCGCGGGTGGGCATCTCCTGCGTGAGCAGGTCGAAGCGCACCAGGTCGTCCACGCTGCCGTCGCGCAGGGTCTCGGCCTGACGGTCCCGGCCCACCTCGCGGAGTCCGGCCGCGAGTGCGACGCGCTGGCTCGCGAGGTTGCTGCCCGCTGCCCGCAGCCAGACCCGCGGCAGGCCCAGGCCCTGCTCCGAGACCGGGGCGACGGCATACCTGATGACCGCGCGCACCGCCGCCGTGCTCACCCCACGGCCACGCGCGTCCGGGTGAGCCCAGTAGCCGAGCTCCCCGGGCGCCTCAGAGGCCGTCGATGCGCTCAGGCTGACCGCCCCCAGCACCCGATCATCGGCGGCGTCCGCCACGGCCCAGGTGCGGCGAACGCCGCGCTCGACGGCGGTGGCGCAGGTCTCCATGAACGCCTCAGCCTCCGGCTGGCCGTAAGGGGCAGGCAGTTCGGGAAGGTACTGCTGGGTGAGCGGATCGTTGACCGCCTCGACGATCCGGTCGGCGTCACCCGAGCGCCAGGGGCGCAGCACCAGCCCGGCCGACCGGAGCGTGGGCAGCACCTCACCGGCGGTGGCGAGCGGCTCCTGCGCCGATGGGGCGGGGGGCGGGTCCTCCGGCTGCCCCTGCTCGTCCAGGAGCAGGGCGAAGCGGGAGGTGGCATACCTCTGGCCCCCGGCCTCGTAGACGCACGACGCGGGTTCGGTGACTGTCCACCGGAAGCCGGCCCGCACGAGCGCGCGGTGGGAGGCGGTGTTGCGCTCGTCGGTCTGCGCGGCGATCCGGTGCACGCCGAGCTCGGCCGCGGCATACCGGGTGACGAGCCGCAACGCCTGGGTCATCGCGCCTCGACCGCGCCCGGCCGGGAGCAACCAGTAGCCCACCTCGCAGCAGCCGCGGGCGAAGGGGTCCTGCAGGTCGAAGAGCGAGATCGAGCCGAGCGCCGCGTCCGAGCGGCCGTCGGCGATGCACCAGGTGAGGCCATGCCCGAGCAGCGCCGACTCGTGCCGTGACCTCGTCCAGGCGCTCACGGCCTCCTCGCCGACGCCTGGCAGGATCGGGCCGACGAACGCACGGGCCACGTCGTCCACCGACACCAGGGCGGCGGTGTCGTCGACATCCGCGCGCCAGGGCCGCAGGCGGATGTCGCCGTCCTCCTCGCCGAGCACCGGGATCTCCCGCCACAGGTATGCCGGTTCGCGCGGCTCGTCGCGGTGCAGCGTCGCGAGCCACCCGTCGTGCGGCGCGGTGTCCTCGCCCCACCCGGGCAGCAGTCCTCTGACCTGCACCGGCACCGAGAAGCCCAGCCGCCATGCGACCCGGCGGGAGGCCCAGTTGCCGACCTCGGCCCGCCAGCGCGCCAGGACGATGCCGTCCTCGTCGAAGGCGTGGTCGAGGGCCAGGCCGAGCGCCCGGGTGGCGACCCCTCGACCACGGTGGTCCGGGTGGACGGCATACCCGACCTCGGCCGCGCCGTGGCCGTCCGGGCGGTACTCCACGGTCCCGGCCGGGAGCCATACCGTGCCCTCGCCGTCGTCGCCGTCCTCGCCGTGCTGCTCGGTGACCTCGACCACCCACCGGCGGGGGGTCCAGGGCTGCGTCCGCTCCCAGCCCTCCTGGGCCACCGCGATCGCCGAACGCGCCGTGCTCTCGTCGCGGACGGGCACCGCGTCGCCCCACCGCCGGGTCTGCTCGTCCCGGCCCAGCTGCACCAGCATCGGCACGTGCTCCGGCCCCGGCGGGACGATCCGCAGCCCCGTGCTGCGGCGCACCGGCCCCGCGCTCGATGCGGCATCCTCAGCCATGCCCGTTAGCCTAGACGGGTGCCGAACCTGTTCGAGAAGATGCTGCGCGCCGGAGAGAAGTCCGCGCTGCGCCGCCTGGAGACCGTCGCCAAGCAGGTCAACGCCCTCGAGGAGGACTTCGAGGGCCTGTCCGACGCCGAGCTGCGTGAGGAGACCGACCGGTTCAAGGCTAGGCTGGCCGACGGACAGTCCCTGGACCAGCTGCTGCCGGAGGCCTTCGCCGCCGTCCGCGAGGCCAGCAAGCGCACCATCGGCAAGCGTCACTTCGACGTGCAGATCATGGGTGGCGCGGCGATGCACCAGGGCAACGTCGCCGAGATGCGCACCGGTGAGGGCAAGACGCTCGTCGCGACGCTGCCGTCCTACCTCAACGCCCTCACCGGCCGTGGCGTGCACGTCATCACGACCAACGACTACCTCGCGCAGTACCAGTCCGAGCTCATGGGCCGCGTGCACCGCGCGCTGGGCCTGGAGACCGGGTGCATCCTGTCCTCGATGACGCCGGCGCAGCGTCGCGAGCAGTACGCCATGGACATCACCTACGGGACCAACAACGAGTTCGGGTTCGACTACCTGCGCGACAACATGGCGACCTCGCTCAAGGACCTCGTGCAGCGCGAGCACCAGTTCGCCATCGTCGACGAGGTCGACTCGATCCTCATCGACGAGGCCCGCACGCCGCTCATCATCTCCGGGCCCGCCGACCAGGCGACCAAGTGGTACATGGAGTTCTCCAAGGTCGTCCGCCGCCTGGAGCGGGGGGAGGCGGCCGACCCGCTGCGCGGCATCGAGTCCACCGGCGACTACGAGGTCGACGAGAAGAAGAAGACGGTCGGGGTGCTCGAGCGGGGCATCGAGAAGGTCGAGGACTACCTCGGCATCGACAACCTCTACGAGTCGGCCAACACCCCACTCATCGGCTACCTCAACAACGCGATCAAGGCCCGCGAGCTGTTCTCCCGCGACAAGGACTACGTCGTCATGGACGGCCAGGTGATGATCGTCGACGAGCACACCGGGCGCATCCTGCCGGGGCGCCGCTACAACGAGGGCATGCACCAGGCGATCGAGGCCAAGGAGGGGGTGGAGATCAAGAACGAGAACCAGACCCTGGCCACGGTGACGCTGCAGAACTACTTCCGGATGTACGACAAGCTCGCCGGGATGACGGGCACGGCCCAGACCGAGGCTGCCGAGCTCCACCAGATCTACAAGGTGGGCGTGCTGTCCATCCCCACCAACAAGCCGATGGTCCGCCAGGACCGCTCCGACCTCGTCTACCGCACCGAGGAGGCGAAGTTCACCGCGGTCGTCGACGACATCGTCGAGCGCCACCGCGCCGGGCAGCCCGTCCTCGTCGGCACCACCTCGGTCGCCAAGTCGGAGTACCTCTCCGACCAGCTCCGCCGCCGCGGGGTCAAGCACGAGGTCCTCAACGCCAAGCACCACGAGCGGGAGGCCTCCATCGTCGCCGAGGCGGGCCGCAAGGGCGCCGTGACGGTGTCGACCAACATGGCTGGCCGCGGCACCGACATCATGCTCGGCGGCAACTCCGAGTTCCGGGCCGTCGCCGCGCTGCAGGCGCGGGGTCTGGACCCGCACGAGACCCCGGAGGAGTATGAGGCGGCCTGGGACGACGCGCTGGCGCAGGCCGAGGCCTCGGTGCAGGCCGAGCACGAGGAGGTCACCGAGCTCGGTGGGCTCTACGTCCTCGGGACCGAGCGGCACGAGTCCCGCCGGATCGACAACCAGCTGCGTGGTCGTGCGGGCCGTCAGGGTGACCCGGGGGAGTCGCGGTTCTACCTCTCCCTCCAGGACGACCTCATGCGGATGTTCAACGCCGCCCTGGTCGACCGGGTCATGTCCACCTCGGGCATCCAGGACGACGTGCCGATCGAGTCCAAGATCGTCTCCCGGTCCATCGCCAGCGCCCAGAGCCAGGTCGAGGCCCAGCACTTCGAGACCCGCAAGAACGTCCTCAAGTACGACGACGTCCTCAACCGCCAGCGCGAGGTCATCTATGCCGAGCGCCGCCGGGTGCTCGAGGGCGAGGACCTCCACGAGCAGGTGCGCCACTTCGTCAACGACGTCGTCGCCGACTACGTCACCAGCGCCGGCGGTGCCGGTCTGGCCGACGGCATCGACCTCGAGACCCTGTGGTCGGACCTGCGCGACGTCTATCCGGTCGGGCTGACGATCGAGCACGTCGTGCAGCGGGCCGGCAGCCGGGCGGGCGTGACCACCGACCTGCTGGTCGAGGAGTTCACGAGCGATGCCCAGCACGCCTACGACGAGCGTGAGGCCGAGCTCGGCGAGGAGGTCATGCGCGACGTGGAGCGTCGGGTCGTCCTCCAGGTGCTGGACCGCAAGTGGCGCGAGCACCTCTACGAGATGGACTACCTCAAGGAGGGCATCGGCCTGCGGGCGATGGCCCAGCGCGAGCCGCTCGTGGAGTACCAGCGGGAGGGTTACCAGCTCTTCCAGGCCGTGATGGAGGCCATCAAGGAGGAGTCGGTCCGCTTCCTCTTCCGGGCCGAGGTCTCACCGGCGTCGCAGCCGACCCAGCAGGGTCAGCCGAAGCAGGGGCTGACCTTCCTCGCTCCCGGCGAGGGCGGCCAGGCGCAGACCAGCGCGGTCCGGGCCGACGGCAGCCACAGCGATCCGCCGGAGGGCGGGTCGTCCGACGGCGGGCAGGGCAACCGCGCCCAGCGTCGCGCGGCGGCCCAGCGCGGCGGCAGCTGAACCACTCTCACCGGCCGCTGCGCCGACTGACGGCCTCCACGTCATCTGACAGCCGCCTCGAGCAGGCTGATGGATGACATCGCGGCTGACAGTCGCTGCACCGAAGAACAGCGCCGTCGCTGCGCTCAGCCGAGCTCGAGGGCGGTGATGAGCCAGCGCCCGTCGACGCCGCTCATCCGCAGCGCCAGGGCGCGGACCCGCCCGTCCAGGTGGACGACGGCCGCGATCTCGCACACCCCGTCGGCCGGGTGGCACTCCCGCAGGGCACGCACCCGCGGTGGCTGGGCTCGCTGCGGGCCGCGTCGACGCGCCAGCTGGGCGCGCCGGGCCACCCGCTCCCGGACCTCGGGTGCCATCCACCGGGAGAGCTGGTCGACCGGTCGCGTCCCGGCATAGATCTCCAGCAGGGCGCGGATCATCCGGTCGGCCCAGGCCCGGGCCTCGGGGAGGTCGTCGGTAGCCGTGGCCTGCGGGCCGAAGAAGGTGTCGTAGGCCTCCTGCCGGAAGTCGACCGCCAGCGATCCCTGCACGTAGTCGTCGCGAGCCGGCATCTCCGGCGGTGCTGCCTGCCAGTCCACGCCCTCGGCGGCAGGCTCCGCGGTGCCCACGAGCCGCAGGTGCAGGACCCCGGGGGCACGCTCCGCGCCGGTCATCGTCGTCCCTCCGAGGCCCCGGGCACGACGAGCTCCTGGCCGGGCAGGAGGAGGTCGGGGTCGGGACCGATGGTGGCGAGGTTGGCGGCATACCACCGCGGCCACTCCTCGGCGATGTCGGCCGAGGTGGCCCCCGGGCCCAGCGACCGCGCCGCGAGGTCCCAGAGGGTGTCCCCCCGGCGGACGACGACACTCTCGGGCAGGTCGTCGGCCGGCGCGCCGCTGACCAGGCCGATCTGCCCCGGAGGTCGACTCTCCGACGACGGCGTGCGGGGCGTCCACCCCGGGAGCGGCACGTCCAGCGACTCCGATCCATCACCACGCGCTGATGACGGTCCGTCACCGCTCGCCTGCACGGGGCCGGGGGCCGGGTGCTCGGGCAGGGTGCCCTCGCTCGCGGACAGGGTGGAGGCCGACACCGGCGCGGCGTGCGCCCCAGCTCCCCCCGCCACCCCCGCGCCCAGGGACACGAGCACGGCGGCGGCGACGCGGACGGCCGCCGAGCGGGAGCGCGCCGCCGCCGCGGGGCGGGCGTCGGGGCGCACGTGCCACGCGGCCGCGATCAGGACGGCGGCGACCCACACGAGCAGTGCGGTCGCGAGCGCGAGCAGCGCTCCGAGGAGGTCGGCGGCGAAACCCTCGGCGCCGGCGCCGACCCACGCGTGCGCCGCCTCGCGTCCGACTGCTGCCGCCCCGCCGAGCGCGCCCAGGCTGCCGAGCGCACCCCAGGCGCTCGGGCGCCAGCCGGACTGCCCCGCATCCGCCCTGTGCGCTGTGCTGGTCCTCATGAGTCCCCCTGCCGATGCCTCAGAGGCATCTGATGTGTCTGTTTGAGTTCGTTTGCGTTCGATGACGGCAATCTACGACGAGCCGGTGGGCCCGTCAAGGTGCCTGTGGACGGCAGCCGCGTGCGGGGACGTGCGGCTGGCAGGATGAGAGGTATGCGGTGGGACCAGCTCTTCGAGGACCTCGAGGCCCAGCAGGCCGAGTGGGAGCGCCGCGAGCGGGAGACCGAGGCCGCCGAGCACACCAGGGCCGAGCGCGCCCGGGTGACCCTGGGGGACCGGCTCGCGGCCGATGTGGGGCGTGGGGTGCGGGTGCGTCTGCGGGGTGTCGGCCGGCTCCAGGGCCGGCTCGTCGACGTGGGCCCCGACTGGCTGCTGCTGCACGACCTGCATCAGCCGGACCACCAGGAGCGTCTCGTCGTCCTGGACGCGCTGCTCGCCGTCGAGGGACTGACCGGACGCGTGGACGACCGCCCCCGCCGGCGGAGCCTGCGTCAGGCGCTGCGGGCGATCAGCCGGGACCGCTCTCGCGTGCGGGTCCACGACCAGGAGGGCGAGCACCTGAGCGGGACGATCGACCGGGTCCTGGCCGACCATCTCGACCTGGCCAGGCACGCCGACGACGAGCCGAGACGGGCCGGGGCCGTGCGTGGCGTGGTGGCGCTGCCCTACGACGGCATCGCCATGATCCAGCGGCTCTGAGACGCCGCGGACCTAGACGCTCACGGGCCGTCGCCGAGGTGCAGGGACTCGCGGGTCTGGGCATACATCCGCTGGATGTAGGCCTCGAGCTCATCGGCCTCGACCCGCCACACCCCGCGCCCCCCGAGCTTGACCCCGGGCAGGTCGCCGGACCGGACGAGCGCCTTGACCTGGGAGAGCGAGACGTTGAGGGTGTCCGCCACGTCGGTGAGCGTCAGGAATCTGGGCCCGGCCACGCGGGTCTCCTCTCGTCGTCCTGACCAAGATTTTACGGATTCTTTGGTCTACCGTGACCCGCCTGTGGACAAGATGCAGGCAGGCTGCCTCCGGGACGTTATCGTGCGGAGGGGTTTGACAGGACCGAAGGGGGCCTCGACATGGGATCGACAGGGTCGGCAGGCGACGAGCAGGGACGGACGGTGCGTCGGCTCCAGGCGCCGGGGTGGCGTGACCTGCGCCTCGTGGTGGGGCTGCTGCTCGTCGTGCTCTCGGTGGCCGGCGGCGCCCGCCTCGTCTCGAGCCTCGACGACACCCACCCGGTGTATGCCGCCTCGCGGGACCTCCTGCCCGGCCAGCCGGTGGAGGAGGGCGACCTCGTCGCCGTGCAGGTGCAGCTGGGGGAGGCGACCTCCGGCTACCTCGACGCCGCGGACCCTGTCTCCTCCGGCACCTACCTCCTGCGGGGAGTCTCGGCCGGCGAGCTGGTGCCCGCCGCAGCCGTCGGCACGCAGCGCGAGGCCCTCGACAAGACGGTCAACGTCCCCGTCGACGGCTCCGCGGTGTCCGGCCTGCAGGCCGGGACGGCGGTCGACGTCTGGGTGAGCCGCCGCGACGCCGAGGCGACCGGTGAGGCCTACCTCGACCCTGAGCTGCTCCTGCCCGGTGCTCTCATCGACCACGTCGCCGATCAGCCCGGCGGGCTGGGGGCCTCCCTGGGTCGCTCCTCCGTCGCCCTCGTCGTGCCGGCCGACCGGGTGGGTGACGTCATCGGCGCCGTCGACCAGGACGCCCGGCTGACCCTGGTGCCCGCACCACGCACCCAGGCGGAGCCGGGCGGGTGAGCCGGCCGCTCGTCACCGCCGTGGCCCCTCGCTGGGAGAGCCAGGTCGCGGCCCTGC
Encoded here:
- a CDS encoding GNAT family N-acetyltransferase — protein: MAEDAASSAGPVRRSTGLRIVPPGPEHVPMLVQLGRDEQTRRWGDAVPVRDESTARSAIAVAQEGWERTQPWTPRRWVVEVTEQHGEDGDDGEGTVWLPAGTVEYRPDGHGAAEVGYAVHPDHRGRGVATRALGLALDHAFDEDGIVLARWRAEVGNWASRRVAWRLGFSVPVQVRGLLPGWGEDTAPHDGWLATLHRDEPREPAYLWREIPVLGEEDGDIRLRPWRADVDDTAALVSVDDVARAFVGPILPGVGEEAVSAWTRSRHESALLGHGLTWCIADGRSDAALGSISLFDLQDPFARGCCEVGYWLLPAGRGRGAMTQALRLVTRYAAAELGVHRIAAQTDERNTASHRALVRAGFRWTVTEPASCVYEAGGQRYATSRFALLLDEQGQPEDPPPAPSAQEPLATAGEVLPTLRSAGLVLRPWRSGDADRIVEAVNDPLTQQYLPELPAPYGQPEAEAFMETCATAVERGVRRTWAVADAADDRVLGAVSLSASTASEAPGELGYWAHPDARGRGVSTAAVRAVIRYAVAPVSEQGLGLPRVWLRAAGSNLASQRVALAAGLREVGRDRQAETLRDGSVDDLVRFDLLTQEMPTRE
- the secA gene encoding preprotein translocase subunit SecA, giving the protein MPNLFEKMLRAGEKSALRRLETVAKQVNALEEDFEGLSDAELREETDRFKARLADGQSLDQLLPEAFAAVREASKRTIGKRHFDVQIMGGAAMHQGNVAEMRTGEGKTLVATLPSYLNALTGRGVHVITTNDYLAQYQSELMGRVHRALGLETGCILSSMTPAQRREQYAMDITYGTNNEFGFDYLRDNMATSLKDLVQREHQFAIVDEVDSILIDEARTPLIISGPADQATKWYMEFSKVVRRLERGEAADPLRGIESTGDYEVDEKKKTVGVLERGIEKVEDYLGIDNLYESANTPLIGYLNNAIKARELFSRDKDYVVMDGQVMIVDEHTGRILPGRRYNEGMHQAIEAKEGVEIKNENQTLATVTLQNYFRMYDKLAGMTGTAQTEAAELHQIYKVGVLSIPTNKPMVRQDRSDLVYRTEEAKFTAVVDDIVERHRAGQPVLVGTTSVAKSEYLSDQLRRRGVKHEVLNAKHHEREASIVAEAGRKGAVTVSTNMAGRGTDIMLGGNSEFRAVAALQARGLDPHETPEEYEAAWDDALAQAEASVQAEHEEVTELGGLYVLGTERHESRRIDNQLRGRAGRQGDPGESRFYLSLQDDLMRMFNAALVDRVMSTSGIQDDVPIESKIVSRSIASAQSQVEAQHFETRKNVLKYDDVLNRQREVIYAERRRVLEGEDLHEQVRHFVNDVVADYVTSAGGAGLADGIDLETLWSDLRDVYPVGLTIEHVVQRAGSRAGVTTDLLVEEFTSDAQHAYDEREAELGEEVMRDVERRVVLQVLDRKWREHLYEMDYLKEGIGLRAMAQREPLVEYQREGYQLFQAVMEAIKEESVRFLFRAEVSPASQPTQQGQPKQGLTFLAPGEGGQAQTSAVRADGSHSDPPEGGSSDGGQGNRAQRRAAAQRGGS
- a CDS encoding Rv3235 family protein, translating into MTGAERAPGVLHLRLVGTAEPAAEGVDWQAAPPEMPARDDYVQGSLAVDFRQEAYDTFFGPQATATDDLPEARAWADRMIRALLEIYAGTRPVDQLSRWMAPEVRERVARRAQLARRRGPQRAQPPRVRALRECHPADGVCEIAAVVHLDGRVRALALRMSGVDGRWLITALELG
- a CDS encoding LysM peptidoglycan-binding domain-containing protein: MRTSTAHRADAGQSGWRPSAWGALGSLGALGGAAAVGREAAHAWVGAGAEGFAADLLGALLALATALLVWVAAVLIAAAWHVRPDARPAAAARSRSAAVRVAAAVLVSLGAGVAGGAGAHAAPVSASTLSASEGTLPEHPAPGPVQASGDGPSSARGDGSESLDVPLPGWTPRTPSSESRPPGQIGLVSGAPADDLPESVVVRRGDTLWDLAARSLGPGATSADIAEEWPRWYAANLATIGPDPDLLLPGQELVVPGASEGRR
- a CDS encoding helix-turn-helix domain-containing protein; translation: MAGPRFLTLTDVADTLNVSLSQVKALVRSGDLPGVKLGGRGVWRVEADELEAYIQRMYAQTRESLHLGDGP